One window of Suricata suricatta isolate VVHF042 chromosome 6, meerkat_22Aug2017_6uvM2_HiC, whole genome shotgun sequence genomic DNA carries:
- the MED7 gene encoding mediator of RNA polymerase II transcription subunit 7 — MGEPQQVSALPPPPMQYIKEYTDENIQEGLAPKPPPPIKDSYMMFGNQFQCDDLIIRPLESQGIERLHPMQFDHKKELRKLNMSILINFLDLLDILIRSPGSIKREEKLEDLKLLFVHVHHLINEYRPHQARETLRVMMEVQKRQRLETAERFQKHLERVIEMIQNCLASLPDDLPHSEAGMRVKTEPMDADDSNNCTGQNEQQRENSGHRRDQIIEKDAALCVLIDEMNERP, encoded by the coding sequence ATGGGTGAGCCACAGCAAGTGAGTGCCCTTCCACCGCCTCCAATGCAGTACATCAAGGAATATACAGATGAAAATATTCAGGAAGGCCTAGCTCCCAAGCCTCCACCTCCAATAAAAGACAGTTATATGATGTTTGGCAATCAGTTCCAGTGTGACGATCTTATCATTCGCCCTTTAGAAAGTCAGGGCATCGAGCGGCTTCATCCTATGCAGTTTGATCACAAGAAAGAACTGAGAAAACTCAATATGtctattcttattaattttttagaccTATTAGATATCTTGATAAGGAGTCCTGGGAGTATAAAACGAGAAGAGAAGCTAGAAGATCTTAAGCTGCTTTTTGTGCATGTACATCATCTCATAAATGAATACCGACCCCACCAAGCAAGAGAGACCTTGAGAGTCATGATGGAGGTGCAGAAACGTCAACGCCTTGAAACAGCCGAACGGTTTCAGAAGCATCTGGAACGTGTCATTGAGATGATTCAGAATTGCTTGGCTTCTTTGCCTGATGATTTGCCTCATTCAGAAGCAGGGATGAGAGTGAAAACCGAACCAATGGATGCTGATGATAGCAACAATTGTACTGGACAGAATgaacagcaaagagaaaattcAGGTCATAGGAGAGATCAGATTATAGAGAAAGATGCTGCCTTGTGTGTCCTCATtgatgaaatgaatgaaagaccatGA
- the HAVCR2 gene encoding hepatitis A virus cellular receptor 2: protein MVSQRSFDCVLLLLPLLTRSCPVFECYSTLLSTDGRNLKYQTSDRYQLKRNFRKGDVSLTIENVTLDDSGTYCCRIQFPGLMNDKKLNLELVIKPAKVTPARPTRRDFTTAFPRNLTTKGYGSETQTLEPLHDKNQTFHSLVTMANIPPSGLANIAAEGMRSEENIYIIEENIYETEDPYEYYCYVSKEELS, encoded by the exons ATGGTTTCACAACGGTCCTTTGACTgtgtcctgctgctgctgccactaCTCACAA GATCCTGTCCTGTGTTTGAATGTTATAGTACGTTGCTCAGCACAGATGGAAGGAACTTGAAATATCAGACATCCGACAGATACCAGCTAAAGAGGAATTTCCGCAAAGGAGATGTGTCCTTGACTATAGAGAATGTGACTCTAGATGACAGTGGGACCTATTGCTGCCGGATCCAATTCCCAGGCCTaatgaatgataaaaaattaaacctGGAGTTGGTCATCAAACCAG CCAAGGTCACCCCTGCTCGGCCTACACGCAGAGACTTCACTACAGCCTTTCCAAGGAATCTCACCACCAAGGGATATGGCTCAG AGACACAGACACTGGAACCCCTCCATGATAAAAATCAAACG TTCCACAGCCTCGTCACTATGGCCAACATCCCTCCCTCAGGGTTAGCAAATATAGCAGCAGAAGGAATGCGCTCGGAGGAAAACATCTATATCATTGAGGAGAACATATACGAAACTGAAGATCCATATGAATACTACTGCTATGTCAGCAAGGAAGAGCTATCTTGA